GTACATCGCGCGGTGCACCTGCAGGTCCCATTCCATCAGCTCGCGGCGGCCCATGGCGCGCACGTCGCCGTCCTCGATCCGGTCGGCGAGGGTGGCCAGGTCGAGCCGGACCCGCTCGGTGGCGCTGACCGCGGCCCGGCGCGCGGCGAGTGGTTCGAGCTGGACGCGGATTTCGGAGATATAGGCGAGATCGGTGATGTCCACCGCGGTGGCGAACGTGCCGCGCCGCGGATACGAGATCACCAGCCGGTCCAGCTCCAGCCGCTTCAACGCCTCGCGCACCGGTGTGCGGCCGATGCCGATCTGCTCGGACAGCGCACTGTCCTCGATCGGCGCCATCGGCGGGATGTCGAGCATGATCAGCTGGTCCTGGATCTCCCGGTAGGCGCGGTCGGCCAGCGAGCGCGGCCGCGAGTCCGGATCGGCGGCGGGTGCCTTGGTCACCCGATCATTCTAGCGCACTGAAAACCAACCGATGTGCCACTCGCCCCCATGCCGGATATGAGTAGTACAAGACTCATATATTACACCTGCCTTGGCGGTGTGAACCGGTTCCCGTGCCTCGCGTCAAGGCTGTGAAGGGCCCCTTCACAGCTTTTACTGACAACGGAGCGGAGGCTATTCCGCGAAGGGGCCATGTACCGCGCGCCGGAACAGAGCTTCGACTTCGCCGGCCGACGGTGCGGGGTCGGCGAGCGCGGTCTGGATCAGCAGCCCGCAGAAGAGCCCGGCGAGCATCCGCCCGGTGAGCGGGTCGGTCCAGGAGCCGAAGAGGTCCACCAGCGCCTCGTCCCACGCCGCGCTCGCCGGGCGGAGGCGCGGACGGTGCAGGGCGGCCACGTAGAGGTCGTACTCGACCACGGTGCTGCTCTGCTCGTCGCGAAGGTAGCTCATCACCAGATTCGCCAGCGCCACCGCGAAATCCTCGTCCGGCGAGAGGGACGCGGCCCAGGTCCGGAGGCGTTCGACGTTGGCCGCGGCGGCCTGTTCCAGTGCCACCGCCAGCAGATCGTCCAGAGTCGAGAAGTGGTAGGTCGTCGAGCCGAGCGGGACGCCGGCGGTGGCGGCCACGGCGCGGTGCGTCAGGCCGTCGATCCCGCGCGCGCCGACCACCTCGATCGCCGCGCGGGCGATGCGTGCGCGCCGGTCCGGGTCGTTCGGGCCGCGCCGGACCCGGGAAGTGCCGGAGGTCATCGCGGGGATTCCCCTTTCTGCCGGGCGTGATCCTACCGGGTCCGCGTGGACAGCTGTACATACTTTAATGTACAAACGTACTTACTGTTTCGGGCCTACTGTCGCCGGGCCTGTGCTGCGCGACGAACCAGCTGGTGGAGCCGATGACCGACCTTTTTCTCGACGGGGTGTGGAGCGCGGGCAGCCGTGGCAGCACCGAAGTGCTCAACCCCTTCGACGCCTCGGTGCTGCAGCAGGTGGCGCTCGCCGGGCAAGACGACGTGGACGCCGCCGTCACTGCCGCGCGGCGAGCGTTCGGCGACCCTGGCTGGTGGGCCACCGGCGCCGGTGACCGCGCGGCGCTGCTGCACCGGATCGCGGACCTGCTGCAGCGCGACCGGGACGAGCTGGCCAGGGTGGAAAGCCTCGACACCGGCAAGACGCTGACTGAGGGCGGCATCGACGTGGACGATGTGGTGGCGGTCTTCCGCTACTACGCGGCGGCAATCGCGGCGGACGCGGGCCGGGTGGTGGACACCGGCGATGCCTCAGCAGTGAGCCGGATCGTGCACGAGCCGGTCGGCGTCTGCGCGCTGATCGCGCCGTGGAACTACCCACTGCTGCAGATCTGCTGGAAGATCGCGCCGGCGCTGGCCGCGGGCAACACGATGGTGCTCAAGCCGAGCGAGGTCACCCCGCTGTCGACCATCCGGCTGGTACGGCTGCTGGAAGAGGCCGGGGTCCCGGCCGGGGTGGTGAACCTGGTGCTCGGCCCCGGCGACGTCGGCGCGATGCTGACCGGGCACCCGGGGGTGGACCTGATCTCGTTCACCGGCGGGTTCGCCACCGGCGAGAAGATCATGGCCGCGGCCGCGCGCGGGGTGCGGCGGGTCGCGCTGGAACTCGGCGGCAAGAACCCGAACGTGGTCTTCGAAGACGCGGACTTCGCCACCGCGGTGGACTACGCGCTGGCCGCCGCGTTCGTCCACTCCGGACAGGTCTGTTCCGCGGGCGCCCGGCTGATCGTGCAGGAAGGCGTGCACGACCGGTTCGTCGCCGAGCTGGCCGCGCGTGCGGACCGCATCCGGCTCGGCAGCGGGCTGGACCCGGCCACCGAGTGCGGGCCGCTGGTGTCCGAGCCGCACCGGGCGAAAGTGGAGCGCTACATCGCCGGTGCGCTTGAGGACGGCGCGGTGCTGCGGGCCGGCGGGGGCCGTCCGCCGGAACCGGAGCTGAGCAAGGGATTCTTCTTGCGGCCCACGGTGTTCGACCGCTGTACCCGGGACATGGCAGTGGTCCGCGAGGAGGTGTTCGGCCCGGTGGTGACGGTGGAGACCTTCCGCACCGAGGCGGAGGCGATCGAACTGGCCAACGACACCGACTACGGCCTCGCCGGCGCGGTCTGGACGGCCGACGCGGGGCGGGCGCAGCGGGTGGCCGGGGCCTTGCGGCACGGCACCGTGTGGATCAACGACTACCACCCGTACCTGCCGCAGGCGGAATGGGGCGGGTTCGGCAAGTCCGGGGTCGGCCGCGAGCTGGGACCGTCCGGTTTGGACGAATACCGGGAGAGCAAGCACATCTACCACAACATCGACCCGGCGCCGCAGCGCTGGTTCGCCGGCTGACCCCGTCCGCGCAGACCACCGAGGAGAAACGCTCGTGAGCAACGAGAATTACGATTTCGTCATCGTCGGCGGGGGTTCGGCGGGGTGCGCGCTGGCCAACCGGCTGTCCGCGGATCCGCGGAACAAGGTGCTGGTGCTGGAGGCGGGCCGCAACGACGCCAAGTGGGACGTGTTCATCCACATGCCCGCGGCGCTGACCTTCCCGATCGGCAGCAGGTTCTACGACTGGGGCTACCGCAGCGAGCCGGAGCCGCACATGCACCGCCGCCGCGTCTATCACGCGCGGGGCAAGGTGCTCGGCGGGTCCAGCAGCATCAACGGGATGATCTTCCAGCGCGGCAACCCGATGGACTACGAGCGCTGGGCCGGCGACGACGGAATGTCCACATGGGACTACGCGCACTGCCTGCCCTACTTCCGGCGGATGGAGAACTGCCTCGCCGACGCCCCGGACGGCAAGTGGCGCGGCCACAGCGGCCCGCTGGAGCTGGAGCGCGGCCCGGCGACGAACCCGTTGTTCCAGGCGTTCTTCAACGCTGCCGAGCAGGCGGGCTATCCGCGTACCGACGACGTCAACGGCTACCGGCAGGAGGGCTTCGCGGCGTTCGACCGCAATGTCCGGAAAGGACGGCGGCTGTCCGCGGCCCGTGCCTACCTGCATCCGGTGATGCACCGGCCGAACCTGACGGTCAAGACGCACGCGTTCGTTTCGCAGATCCTGTTCGAGGGCAAGCGGGCGATCGGCGTGGAGTACGCGCAGGGCCGGTCGGCGCCCAGTGAGGTGTACGGCAGGGAGATCATCCTGTGCGGCGGCGCGATCAACACGCCGCAGCTGCTGCAGCTGTCCGGCATCGGCAACGCCGCCGAACTGGAGCGGCTGGGGGTGGACGTGGTGCACGATCTGCCGGGGGTGGGGGAGAACCTGCAGGACCACCTGGAGGTCTACATCCAGTACGCGTGCAAGCAGCCGGTGTCGATGCAGCCTTCGCTGGCGAAGTGGAAGCGCCCGCAAATCGGCGCACAGTGGTTGTTCCTGCGCTCCGGCCCGGCGGCCACGAATCACTTCGAGGGCGGCGGTTTCGTCCGCAGCAACGACGAGGTCGCGTACCCGAACCTGATGTTCCACTTCCTGCCGGTCGCGATCCGCTACGACGGCTCGGTACCTGCGGGCGGGCACGGCTACCAGGTCCACGTAGGACCGATGTACGCCGACACGCGCGGCACCGTGAAGATCACCTCGACCGATCCGCGTAAGCACCCGGCGCTGCGGTTCAACTACTTGTCCACCGAGAACGACCGCCGCGAATGGGTCGAGGCGGTGCGGGTGGCGCGCAAGATCCTCAACCAGCCCGCGATGAACCCGTTCAACGACGGCGAGATCTCGCCTGGCCCCGAGGTGGCCACCGACGAGCAGATCCTCGACTGGGTCGCCAAGGACGCGGAAACCGCCCTGCACCCCTCGTGCACGGCGAAAATGGGCTCGGACGCGATGTCCGTGGTCGACCCGGGCTCGATGCGGGTGCACGGCACCGAGGGGCTGCGCGTGGTCGACGCGTCGGTGATGCCCTACATCCCGAACGGCAACATCTACGCGCCGGTGATGATGACCGCGGAGAAGGCTGCGGACTTGATCCTGGGCAACACGCCGCTTGCGCCGATCACGGAGCCCTTCTACCGGCACCGGGGCTGATCCGGCCCCGGGAAATGCTGTGAAGGGGCCCTTCACGGACTCAGAGTCCGTGAAGGGCCCCTTCACAGCGACGGTTCGGTGGGCTTACGCCGAGGGTGGCCTGCTGGCGCGGGAACTCGGTGCGTGGCAGACGGTTTCGTGTGCGCTCGTGGTCGCCGCGCCGGGCGGCGGTGCGCGTCCTGTCCGGTCCGCCGAACCGGTAGGCGGTGAGTGCCTCGGGGTTCAGGCCGGTTCGACGCGGAACACCGCGATCCGGCTCGCCGCCGCGGCCACCGCGTCCGGCGTCGCCGCTTCCGCGAGCCCGGTGGTCACGAAGCGTTGCCCGACGCTGGCCGGGCTCGTGGCCACCAGTTGGCCCAGCACCAGACCGCGGTCCTGGCGCTGATTCCGGCCACGCATCGCACTGTCCGAAGTAGACGGTGTGTGCCGAAGCGAGGCGGGCCGCCTCCGTGAATGGAGACGGCCCGCTGAGGGTTCAGCGGCGGGCCGCAGCGGACTTGTCGCCGGTGTCCCGGACCAGCTTCGGGTACTCCTTCTGGAACAGGTCGATCATCGTGGCGGACGGGACGATCTGGTTCGGGTTGTCCTGACCGGTCGCCTGCCCGCTGCCCCAGGCGCCGGCGGCGCGGCGCTGATCGGGCGTGCCGTGGCTCTGCATGCAGTCGCCGATGGAGGCGTCGAGATAGCTGACCTCCTGCTGGGCGCGGGCGTCCCAGGCCTCGCCCTTGGCGTGGGCGACGAAGTAGCTGCTGTAGGCGTCCGGGCCCATCTCGCCGGATTCGTTGCGCGGGCGGTTCTTGTTCGCGAAGTCGACCTGGTGGCCGTACTCGTGGCCGATCACGGACTCGACCGAGACGTCGTCGAAACCGAGGATGCCGGTCACGTCGAGCAGTCCGTCGCCCAGCGCCACGCGCTTGCCGCCGGGGCCGTTGCCCGGCGAGGAGAACGCGTTGAGCGTGAGCAACGAGTTGCGGCCGCCCTGCAGGACAGGGAGTTCGTAGAGCACCTTGGCGGTCAGCGCGGCGGCCTTGGCCACCTTCGCCGGTGCGAGGCCGAGGCCGAAGGTCTGCTTCATCTTCGCTTCGCTGCCGAGGTCGGTGCCCTTCCAGGCGACCAGTTGGATGTTCCAGCTTTCGATGTTCCAGAACCCGCGCAGCTTGCCCATCGCCGCGGCGGCCCGCGGGGTGTACTGGCCGTCGGTGCCGAACACCTGCGGCGTCTTATCGCTCGCGACATTGTCGACGTAGAGCTCGCCGAGCGCGGACAACGCGCTCAACGCATCGCTATCCACCGGTCTGAGCTGTGCGGAAAGCTTGTCCGCGTACGTCAGCAGCGAGCCCGGGGTGCAGTCCTGGATCGACGCCTGCTGGGTGCGGGGGTGCCGTCCGATCTGCGGGACCGGCGACTCGAAGAGCCGGTCGACGCCGTTCACCGCGCTCGCGGGCATCCCGGCGTAGAGTTCGGACACGTACTTGTTCAGCTGCGCCACGTCCTGTTCGACGGTGGACGGCGCGGTCGCGGACGCCGGTACGGCAGTGGCGAGGCCGAGCGCGGTCAGTGTTCCCGCCACGGCCAGCGTCCTACCGAGGAATCCGGTCCGGTTTCGCATGGGTGTTCCCCTGTTCTCTCCGATTCAAGATCGCGAAGTCACCGTAGGTCCGGGCGGGAGCCGGAATCGGTCCCGGACCGAGATCGCCCGGGATGGCCTACGTCTTTCGGCGGTTCCCGCTCAGCGGAGACCGGCCGGACCGGGGCGGTCCGGCAAGACCGTTCGGTCCACTGTCCATTGCGGACCGAAGTCCGCGGATCACGGTGCGCCGGACGCGGAATGCCTGGTGTGATCACGATTCACGGCTGCACTCGTCCACAGCGGAAGCTCTTGTGGCAATACCGGAGTCACTACATCGAGGAAGGACCATGGGTGACCGACAACGCCGAGCTGCCGACCAACTGGGGCCGCTGGGGTGACCGCGACGAGCGCGGCACACTGAACCTGATCACCGACGAGGTGCGGGCCGCGGCAGTCGCCGAAGCACGCAGCGGGCGGACGTCTCGCTCGCGCGGCCGATGCCGACCTCGCCGATCGTGGCCGGGCCGATGGCGCCGCTGGGGTGGAATTGCTCGGCGCGATGCAGGCGCAGCTGTTTACCGGCATGCCGGTGCCGGGGACCGCCGAGCTGGTCATCATGCTCACCCACCACCCGGAGGTGACCCACTTCGACTCGCTGGTGCACCAGGTGCTCGACGGCAAGGTGTACCCGGGCGTCCCCTACGCGGAGGCGGGCGACCTGTCCGGCTATCGGCACGGGTCCACGGCGGTGTTCGGCCA
This Amycolatopsis sulphurea DNA region includes the following protein-coding sequences:
- a CDS encoding M48 family metalloprotease, translating into MRNRTGFLGRTLAVAGTLTALGLATAVPASATAPSTVEQDVAQLNKYVSELYAGMPASAVNGVDRLFESPVPQIGRHPRTQQASIQDCTPGSLLTYADKLSAQLRPVDSDALSALSALGELYVDNVASDKTPQVFGTDGQYTPRAAAAMGKLRGFWNIESWNIQLVAWKGTDLGSEAKMKQTFGLGLAPAKVAKAAALTAKVLYELPVLQGGRNSLLTLNAFSSPGNGPGGKRVALGDGLLDVTGILGFDDVSVESVIGHEYGHQVDFANKNRPRNESGEMGPDAYSSYFVAHAKGEAWDARAQQEVSYLDASIGDCMQSHGTPDQRRAAGAWGSGQATGQDNPNQIVPSATMIDLFQKEYPKLVRDTGDKSAAARR
- a CDS encoding GntR family transcriptional regulator; this encodes MTKAPAADPDSRPRSLADRAYREIQDQLIMLDIPPMAPIEDSALSEQIGIGRTPVREALKRLELDRLVISYPRRGTFATAVDITDLAYISEIRVQLEPLAARRAAVSATERVRLDLATLADRIEDGDVRAMGRRELMEWDLQVHRAMYRASGNPHLEDSLVRYHNLATRIFCLFLERMVHFDRHIGEHVGLLRAIADGEAEESARLALAHVTGFEKAVRAII
- the betA gene encoding choline dehydrogenase, whose translation is MSNENYDFVIVGGGSAGCALANRLSADPRNKVLVLEAGRNDAKWDVFIHMPAALTFPIGSRFYDWGYRSEPEPHMHRRRVYHARGKVLGGSSSINGMIFQRGNPMDYERWAGDDGMSTWDYAHCLPYFRRMENCLADAPDGKWRGHSGPLELERGPATNPLFQAFFNAAEQAGYPRTDDVNGYRQEGFAAFDRNVRKGRRLSAARAYLHPVMHRPNLTVKTHAFVSQILFEGKRAIGVEYAQGRSAPSEVYGREIILCGGAINTPQLLQLSGIGNAAELERLGVDVVHDLPGVGENLQDHLEVYIQYACKQPVSMQPSLAKWKRPQIGAQWLFLRSGPAATNHFEGGGFVRSNDEVAYPNLMFHFLPVAIRYDGSVPAGGHGYQVHVGPMYADTRGTVKITSTDPRKHPALRFNYLSTENDRREWVEAVRVARKILNQPAMNPFNDGEISPGPEVATDEQILDWVAKDAETALHPSCTAKMGSDAMSVVDPGSMRVHGTEGLRVVDASVMPYIPNGNIYAPVMMTAEKAADLILGNTPLAPITEPFYRHRG
- a CDS encoding aldehyde dehydrogenase family protein; translated protein: MTDLFLDGVWSAGSRGSTEVLNPFDASVLQQVALAGQDDVDAAVTAARRAFGDPGWWATGAGDRAALLHRIADLLQRDRDELARVESLDTGKTLTEGGIDVDDVVAVFRYYAAAIAADAGRVVDTGDASAVSRIVHEPVGVCALIAPWNYPLLQICWKIAPALAAGNTMVLKPSEVTPLSTIRLVRLLEEAGVPAGVVNLVLGPGDVGAMLTGHPGVDLISFTGGFATGEKIMAAAARGVRRVALELGGKNPNVVFEDADFATAVDYALAAAFVHSGQVCSAGARLIVQEGVHDRFVAELAARADRIRLGSGLDPATECGPLVSEPHRAKVERYIAGALEDGAVLRAGGGRPPEPELSKGFFLRPTVFDRCTRDMAVVREEVFGPVVTVETFRTEAEAIELANDTDYGLAGAVWTADAGRAQRVAGALRHGTVWINDYHPYLPQAEWGGFGKSGVGRELGPSGLDEYRESKHIYHNIDPAPQRWFAG
- a CDS encoding TetR/AcrR family transcriptional regulator; this translates as MTSGTSRVRRGPNDPDRRARIARAAIEVVGARGIDGLTHRAVAATAGVPLGSTTYHFSTLDDLLAVALEQAAAANVERLRTWAASLSPDEDFAVALANLVMSYLRDEQSSTVVEYDLYVAALHRPRLRPASAAWDEALVDLFGSWTDPLTGRMLAGLFCGLLIQTALADPAPSAGEVEALFRRAVHGPFAE